In Sphaeramia orbicularis chromosome 12, fSphaOr1.1, whole genome shotgun sequence, the following proteins share a genomic window:
- the LOC115429927 gene encoding chondroitin sulfate synthase 3-like — protein MALKSRRPWTTVIFGVFLGFTASSWLIVPQVLDGKRKKSAVCSYYGNAVVGKAPEVLGNAADVRNRDSPQVSPDGDRVFTAGNSSGGGGGGVGANGTPTGRPKRFLYVGVMTAKKYLETRAVAAYKTWAGSVPGKVEFFSSAGSEAVHVPVPLPVVSLAGVDDSYPPQKKSFMMLKYIHDHYLDKYEWFMRADDDVYIRGEKLELFLRSLNSSKPLYLGQTGLGMAEELGRLALEPGENFCMGGPGMIFSREVLRRMVPHIGTCLREMYTTHEDVEVGRCVRRFGGTQCVWSYEMQQLFYENYEHNKKGFIEELHSSKIHNAITLHPNKKPAYQYRLHSFMLSREISRLRYRTILLHREGLIMSQLSDTEVLWEDQQLGALPSFMRYQPSERNDVIEWDFLTGRHIYSAVENKMARQSLGNALRSALEDIIMQVMEMINENSKTRGRVIDFKEVQYGYYRVDPMHGAEYILDLLLLYKKHKGRKITVPVRRHAYLQQSFSRPFFTETEELDVTELVAAINSESQSFLSNSLKFLSPFQFYESTKEMWGQSQRKVNILVPLSGRYEIFVRFMENFEKVCLIPKQNVKLSIILVDNESNQNKGKHMQLIDDYYRRYPKADLSVIPMTGNFSRGLALELGSAQLDNDTLLFFCDVDLIFTADALQRCRDNTVQGRQAYFPVVFSQYNPKIVYAENNPRDNKFVLTKKSGFWRDYGFGITCVFKSDLLKAGGFDTSILGWGLEDVDLFTKMINSGLKVLRSQEPGIVHIYHPVHCNASLEQKQHKMCLGSRASTYASTMQLAEMWLEKHIEVGYNRTAS, from the exons ATGGCTCTGAAATCCAGGAGACCGTGGACGACCGTGATTTTCGGCGTCTTCCTCGGATTCACCGCGTCCTCTTGGCTCATTGTGCCCCAGGTCCTGGACGGTAAACGGAAGAAGTCCGCCGTGTGTTCCTACTACGGGAATGCTGTAGTGGGGAAAGCTCCGGAGGTCTTGGGTAACGCGGCGGATGTCAGAAACCGGGACAGCCCGCAGGTCAGCCCGGACGGAGACAGGGTGTTCACGGCGGGGAACAGCAgcggcggtggaggtggaggggtgggggCTAACGGGACCCCCACCGGCCGGCCCAAAAGGTTCCTCTACGTCGGGGTGATGACCGCGAAGAAGTACCTGGAGACCCGGGCAGTGGCCGCCTACAAGACCTGGGCCGGTTCGGTACCTGGGAAGGTGGAGTTCTTCTCCAGCGCCGGGTCTGAAGCCGTGCACGTCCCCGTCCCGCTGCCCGTGGTGTCCCTGGCGGGTGTGGACGACTCGTACCCGCCACAGAAGAAATCATTCATGATGCTGAAGTACATCCACGACCACTACCTGGATAAATATGAGTGGTTCATGCGGGCAGACGATGATGTTTACATAAGAG GTGAAAAGCTTGAGTTGTTCCTCCGGTCGCTGAACAGCAGTAAACCCCTGTATCTCGGACAGACAGGCCTCGGTATGGCTGAGGAATTGGGCAGGTTGGCCCTCGAGCCCGGGGAGAACTTCTGTATGGGGGGCCCAGGGATGATCTTCAGTAGGGAGGTGCTGCGTAGAATGGTCCCTCACATCGGTACCTGCCTCAGGGAGATGTACACCACCCATGAGGACGTGGAAGTGGGCCGCTGTGTGCGACGATTTGGAGGAACACAGTGCGTGTGGTCGTATGAG ATGCAGCAGCTCTTCTACGAGAACTATGAACACAACAAAAAAGGTTTTATTGAAGAACTCCACAGCAGCAAAATCCACAATGCCATAACACTCCACCCCAACAAAAAACCAGCCTACCAGTACCGACTCCACAGCTTCATGCTCAGTCGCGAGATTTCCAGGCTTCGTTACCGAACCATCCTACTCCACCGTGAAGGTCTCATTATGAGTCAACTCAGTGATACTGAGGTCCTTTGGGAGGACCAACAACTGGGGGCCCTACCTTCCTTCATGCGCTACCAGCCCAGTGAGAGAAATGATGTAATTGAATGGGATTTCCTGACTGGCCGCCATATTTACTCTGCTGTTGAGAATAAAATGGCAAGGCAAAGCCTTGGGAATGCACTTCGGTCTGCATTAGAAGACATTATAATGCAAGTCATGGAAATGATTAATGAGAATTCAAAAACACGTGGCCGTGTCATTGACTTTAAAGAGGTTCAGTATGGCTATTACAGGGTGGACCCCATGCATGGGGCTGAATACATATTAGATTTACTGCTTCTGTACAAGAAACACAAGGGACGCAAAATAACCGTACCTGTGAGGCGACATGCGTACCTGCAGCAGTCCTTTAGCCGACCATTTTTTACTGAAACTGAAGAGCTGGATGTGACTGAACTTGTGGCTGCCATCAACTCGGAATCACAGAGTTTCTTGTCTAACTCTCTCAAGTTTTTGTCACCTTTCCAGTTCTACGAATCAACCAAGGAGATGTGGGGCCAAAGCCAGAGGAAGGTAAACATCCTCGTCCCTCTGTCTGGGCGCTATGAAATTTTTGTGCGCTTTATGGAGAACTTCGAAAAAGTGTGTTTGATACCCAAGCAAAATGTGAAGCTCTCTATCATTCTAGTTGACAATGAAAGCAATCAGAACAAAGGGAAACACATGCAGTTAATCGATGACTACTACAGGAGGTATCCTAAAGCCGACCTGTCCGTCATCCCCATGACCGGGAACTTCTCACGAGGACTTGCTCTGGAGCTGGGCTCCGCACAACTTGATAATGACACTCTTCTTTTCTTCTGCGATGTTGATCTTATATTTACTGCCGATGCTTTACAGCGCTGCAGAGACAATACTGTCCAAGGGAGACAGGCTTATTTTCCTGTAGTTTTTAGTCAGTACAACCCCAAAATCGTGTATGCTGAGAACAATCCAAGGGACAACAAGTTTGTACTCACCAAGAAGAGTGGTTTCTGGCGGGACTATGGCTttggaatcacctgtgtttttAAGAGTGATTTACTAAAAGCTGGAGGCTTTGATACGTCAATCTTAGGCTGGGGACTGGAAGATGTAGATTTGTTTACAAAAATGATCAATTCTGGCTTGAAAGTGTTACGTAGTCAAGAACCAGGAATTGTCCACATTTATCATCCTGTTCACTGCAACGCCAGCCTCGAGCAGAAGCAACACAAAATGTGCCTTGGGTCAAGAGCAAGTACTTATGCATCGACAATGCAGTTAGCAGAGATGTGGCTGGAGAAACACATAGAGGTGGGCTATAACAGAACGGCATCCTGA